One Candidatus Paceibacter sp. genomic region harbors:
- a CDS encoding NYN domain-containing protein, with product MKSYDPKKIEKITLNKNSRAAVFIDASNIYHSQKHLGFKIDFKKLLDYLKKETNLSRVYFYTAYDPEHEKQKSFLDFLEIIGYKVRTKKVKFIKDKNNESGGFHKGNLDVELTIDVLENKDNYETLILVSGDSDFAPLLQLMKMKYGKKCFVMATKYNVSIELIKCAKYINFSKFKKFIKK from the coding sequence ATGAAATCATACGACCCTAAAAAGATAGAAAAAATTACTTTAAATAAAAACAGCAGAGCGGCTGTTTTTATAGATGCTTCAAATATTTATCATTCCCAAAAACATCTAGGCTTTAAGATTGATTTTAAAAAATTACTGGATTATCTTAAAAAAGAAACAAACTTATCGCGAGTTTATTTTTATACGGCCTATGATCCGGAACATGAGAAGCAAAAATCTTTTTTGGATTTTCTGGAAATAATCGGATATAAAGTTAGGACTAAAAAAGTAAAGTTTATAAAAGACAAAAATAACGAATCGGGCGGATTTCATAAAGGCAATTTAGACGTGGAACTCACCATTGATGTTCTTGAAAACAAAGATAATTATGAAACACTGATTTTGGTGAGCGGAGATAGCGATTTTGCGCCACTTCTGCAATTGATGAAGATGAAATACGGTAAAAAATGTTTTGTTATGGCGACAAAGTATAATGTGTCGATAGAACTTATAAAATGCGCGAAATATATTAATTTTTCTAAATTTAAGAAATTTATTAAAAAATAA